In Mytilus edulis chromosome 7, xbMytEdul2.2, whole genome shotgun sequence, a single genomic region encodes these proteins:
- the LOC139482820 gene encoding uncharacterized protein has protein sequence MSCSYYSNPLDAEISWTKNGRNINKSLTIVTKKVAKSDRNLTGLELITEDVHGITAIMLTNVTKSDEGEYTCNVTNTEGSTSETMYLVVQDIYSEKEITVDMYKIPAILIYMVVCCFGVIIFVSSAQLYTCWKSGKLRRIFSKTRTFQTVTSGETVHLDSFNTVENVSEINTAHYMEIEF, from the exons ATGTCCTGTTCTTATTATAGCAACCCTTTAGATGCTGAAATTTCATGGACAAAAAATGGTCGAAATATCAATAAAAGCCTTACCATTGTCACAAAAAAGGTGGCGAAAAGTGACAGAAACTTGACAGGTTTAGAGCTGATAACAGAAGATGTTCATGGTATAACTGCTATCATGTTAACAAATGTAACAAAATCAGATGAAGGAGAATACACGTGTAATGTAACTAATACTGAGGGATCGACAAGTGAAACTATGTATTTAGTTGTACAAG ATATTTACAGTGAAAAAGAAATAACGGTAGATATGTACAAAATCCCtgcaattttaatatatatggtGGTATGCTGCTTTGGAGTTATAATTTTCGTCTCAAGTGCTCAACTATATACTTGTTGGAAATCGG GTAAATTGAGAAGGATTTTCAGTAAAACTAGAACGTTCCAAACGGTTACTTCTGGAGAAACTGTTCATTTAGATAGTTTTAATACAGTTGAAAACGTATCG GAAATAAACACAGCTCACTACATGGAAATAGAATTTTAG